AGTAGGAGTACTCGTCTTTATGCTGAAATCTGGAGGGATTGGCGTTGTAATCGACGATGTGGGCGGGAGGGATGAAGGGGTCTTTGGGAATTTGGCTGAGATAGGCCGCCGGACTGGTGAGTGGAGCATACACCTCGCGCATATGGCGGTCGGGGCCGCCATTGCCGTAATCGGCGCCGATGCCGACGCTATTGAAAACGGTTACAATGCGAACGTAGCCCCATTTGTCGTAGCCGCCTTTCGTATCCACCAACAGACAGCCCGTATCGGCGCGCAGACAGTCGACGGCGGTGGCGAGGGTTTTGATATTGGCCATCGAAGCGGCGACTCGCGCGCGCATCAGCGAACCTTGCAGCAGGGGAATCGCAATGGTGGCCAATATGCCGACGATGAGGATGACGACGAGCAGTTCGATAAGCGTATAAGCGGTTTGCTTCATGTTATCTCACTCGTAAATGGTAGCGTTCTTGACCTCGGCGAGGGTGGGGAGAACGCCGGGGATGTCCCAGATTTGGGCATAGTTATTGGAAATCGTCAGAAGCCTTTGCTGGTCGGGCGATAGATCGGCGTCGATGAACATATTCCAACTGTCCGTATTATACGGTTTCAGCGAGTAAACGACGTTGCCCTCCAAATCCCATATTCGAACTTCGCTTTTTTTGATATTGCGCCAAACTTCGCTGGCTAAAATGAGTATGTGTTTTTTATCGGGCGTATAGACGGCTTTTTGCACCCAGCAATCGTGCTTGAATTGACGAACGAGTTCCCCCGTTTTGATATCCCACAACGCCGCCGTATTGTCCAAACTTCCCGTCAGCAATTGTTGGCCGTCGGGCGAGAATTGGACGCTGACAACGGGAAAGCCGTGTTGGATGCGGAGAAGTTCCGTTCCCGTTTGACGGTTGAAGATGCGCGCCGTCGGATCCCAGATTCGGCCTGTATCGGGATCGCTCATTCCCCCGCCGGTGGCGACGAGGGATCCATCCGGCGAGATGGCGGCGTCGCGAATGATATTCGGATGTCCAACGAAGGTTTGCACAATCTCTTTCGTATCCATATCCCTCAGAATCGCATCTTTTCTATAGATAGAAACAAATGTTTTTTTATCCGCCGAAAGAGCGACGGATATACAGGATGGCAAAGCTGGCCAGTCATATTTCGATTCCAGGTCTTCTTCGGGAATGTTGAAATAGAGTGGAATCGACCAGATCGGCGTCCATGCTGAGGCTTCCCAATAGATAAATTCCCGGCCGCTGGCGCTGATCGCATTCTTCCTATCAGCGGTTAAGACGATCTTATCGACGCAGACGGTATGGCCAATAATCGACTTCAATGGCTGACCGGTTTCGGCGTCCCATTGATGCATATATATGAATTGTTCCGGATCGACGTCGGTTTTGAATGTTCTAAAAAGAGAAAGAGTATCGCAATGGCCGGTGATGACGCTTTTTCCATCGGGGGAAAATATCCCCTTCAAGAATCGCCTGGGAAAAGCGTCGATTCGTTCAATCTCTTCACCTGTTTCAAAATCCCACAAGAAGATAAGATTATCTTCGTTTTGAGTGAGCAGGCGTTTGTCGTAGGCGTCGGTTTTTAAATAGACAGGAACGAACATTTCCGGCATATTCAATTTTCGTACGTTTCCTGTAGTTATATCAATGAAAAAAACCTCGTTCGAAACCAACGAAACGATGAGTATATTTTGATTCGCTTGCGCGAATTTCATATCGATAAAATTGCGCAGTAGGCTATGTCGTCCGTCTGGATAGTCCGCAAAAGCGCTAAACGCATAAACCGCCTCGCTCGTTTCGAGATCGAAAACCTGAATTTGATAAGTTTTGATATTTTCCGTCGCCATCCATTTCCCGTCTTTAGAAAAAGTGATGTCGCTGTAATCGAAACTAAATAGACGCACGACCTCGCCCGTTTGGTAATTCCATACGATGGGCTGAGCGTTATAGTTAAATTCCGCGCCCACCCAGAGGTTATTAACTGACATTTCTCCCAGAACGGGGCCGTTGTATGGATCGGTTAAAGATGGATCGGTCAGGGTCTTTACGATTTTTCGGCTTTCCAAATCGTAAATTTCGACTTTGTTGTAGAAAAAGGATAAGACTTTTTTCTCGTCGGGAGTAAAGATGCGCGCATAGCGAAGATTGGGGCTGCCGTTTTCGTAAATCGTCTCTTTGGAATCTACATCGATGATTTTGAACGATTCGCCCTTCCTGATCGCCAGCTGCTTGCCATCCGCCAGGAATTGAATCGGACTGTAACCCGAGTTTTTATCGAGCAATAGCGAAGGTTCGGGCGGATTTTTCGTTACGTCCCAAAGCAGATATCCCACGAGGCTGTTAGTTATAACCCTATCTCCCTGCGGTGACAATAAAGCTAATCCGGGATACCCTAATCCCAAAATCAGTTCGCCGGATTCGCCGCGCAGAGGGTAAAAATCCAAAGCGCATAAATTCGCCGCAAATATTGCGCTAGCAATGGTTAAGACGAAGAGAATTAAATAAAGAGTAATATTACGCCTGAACATTTCTTTACACCGAATCGTTTTTATTTTCTTCACGTACCGGCCAATTATTCTATTCGATCATAATAGATTAAAAACTAAAAATAGTAAAGATATTTTTTTATCAATTTCAAAGTAATCGTAAAATTATGGCATTTACCATTATTTAACTTGATCTTAATACTCTTTTACGCTGGATTGATTGTAGGCGTTTATTCTGGAAAGATTTCTGAGGGGATATTAATATGGACTATCTTGTAGCTAATCTCCCCCATATTCATTGATTTGGATCGCTTTGTTTGACTCCTCTAGTATTCAATGACATTTGATTTTGAACGTTGAATTATTGAATAAGACCACTCACCCAAACCCTCCCAAGGGGCGAGGGGACAATTACAAATGTCATAGAGTACGAGTATCTAAAACAAGAAGGCGAGAGAATCATTCCTCCCGCCTCTTTCATTTTACTTTGCAACTTAAGACAAGTTAGATCGCATACGGCGCGCGTTGGGGGCGGCTCAACATATCGTTCGCTTCCTTGTCGTTGACGAACAGTTCGTTTTCCGCGTCCCAGATCAGTTT
The window above is part of the Candidatus Omnitrophota bacterium genome. Proteins encoded here:
- a CDS encoding prepilin-type N-terminal cleavage/methylation domain-containing protein, producing MKQTAYTLIELLVVILIVGILATIAIPLLQGSLMRARVAASMANIKTLATAVDCLRADTGCLLVDTKGGYDKWGYVRIVTVFNSVGIGADYGNGGPDRHMREVYAPLTSPAAYLSQIPKDPFIPPAHIVDYNANPSRFQHKDEYSY
- a CDS encoding WD40 repeat domain-containing protein, producing MFRRNITLYLILFVLTIASAIFAANLCALDFYPLRGESGELILGLGYPGLALLSPQGDRVITNSLVGYLLWDVTKNPPEPSLLLDKNSGYSPIQFLADGKQLAIRKGESFKIIDVDSKETIYENGSPNLRYARIFTPDEKKVLSFFYNKVEIYDLESRKIVKTLTDPSLTDPYNGPVLGEMSVNNLWVGAEFNYNAQPIVWNYQTGEVVRLFSFDYSDITFSKDGKWMATENIKTYQIQVFDLETSEAVYAFSAFADYPDGRHSLLRNFIDMKFAQANQNILIVSLVSNEVFFIDITTGNVRKLNMPEMFVPVYLKTDAYDKRLLTQNEDNLIFLWDFETGEEIERIDAFPRRFLKGIFSPDGKSVITGHCDTLSLFRTFKTDVDPEQFIYMHQWDAETGQPLKSIIGHTVCVDKIVLTADRKNAISASGREFIYWEASAWTPIWSIPLYFNIPEEDLESKYDWPALPSCISVALSADKKTFVSIYRKDAILRDMDTKEIVQTFVGHPNIIRDAAISPDGSLVATGGGMSDPDTGRIWDPTARIFNRQTGTELLRIQHGFPVVSVQFSPDGQQLLTGSLDNTAALWDIKTGELVRQFKHDCWVQKAVYTPDKKHILILASEVWRNIKKSEVRIWDLEGNVVYSLKPYNTDSWNMFIDADLSPDQQRLLTISNNYAQIWDIPGVLPTLAEVKNATIYE